GCCCAATAATAATGCAAGCCCAAACCACAGCCTTTGCTCCTCTGAAGTTAGAAGAAGCCCAATATTTGTTTCCAGAAATACAGGTTCCTCCACATTGGGAGGCTTTATCGGGCGGACAACTCAACTTCGTTTGGCGCTGGGGTGTATTTCCAAACTCGGTAATTGTTAAACAAAGTCCGCCGTTTATTGCCCATATCCCGCAAATCACATTAGATCCGAGTCGCCACCACTTCGAGTATAACGCATTATCATATTTACACACAAACACACCGACTTTTCTACAGACTTTTACAACAAAAATCCCAAAACTTTTAGGCCAAGATCCCCAACGTCATGTTTTGATTATAGAAGATTTTGGTGCATGTGACGCATTGGATAAAGCCATAACAAACAATGATTTTAGTATAGCAAAAGCCAAGGATTTAGGGCGTTTTATCCAAAACCTCCATCTACAAACCCAAGGTGATGAAGCCCTGGCACGCGACCATGATCATAAAAATGTACAGGCGACAAGACTTGAAGTACAATACCAACGTATCGGCAAACAAGCCATTGCACTCGCGCTTCCTTTTGCTGCAGAAATTCAACAGGCAGCCTTAGAGGTCGGACACTGCTTTTTAGAAAAAGGCAAATGCCTCATCATGGGTGATTTGTGGCCTGCTTCTATTTTGGATACAAGGCACGGCTTTGCCTTGATTGATTGGGAACTTTCCCATTACGGCCAACCAGCGCAAGACATCGGACACCTTGCCGCTCATTGCTGGATGCTCGCACATCGAACAGAAAACCCTCAATCCTATGTAAGCATCAAACAGTTTTGGCATCATTTTGTAGAGCAATACCTTCATCAAAACACCTACTTCGGCGATGAGCAAGCCATTTTGGCCAGCCAACACATGGGGGCCGAAATATTAGCACGTACCATTGGGGCGTTTCAGGCGGGCTATTTATACGATGGCCTTCCGGCCTCGCACCCCGCTATGACTTCAGCCATTTCGGTGGCCACAGACCATTTATTGAATCCAATTCCATTTTTTTTACGGATGGACATTATGGGTTCTAAATAGTTGCTATTAAATGAATTAGGTTTTGAAATTGGTCTAATTTATACAACTTCACCTTCGGCAACGATCTTTTCAGTATCCTTTAAAATTGGATTTCTATTATGATGTCGCCCCGATATAGCTAAGTACCGATTACTCATTACACACGGCTAAAGCCGATGGTAGTGGCCAGTTACACCAACCCCACTCTAAAGCGGGGATTAACTTTAGTTCAATAGCATGTAGCAAGAAAACCCGAAATATAATCGAAACCATACTTGCGCTTTCCGAATGTCAACATTTGCAACATCGCCAGCGCATAACCGAAGCCCACGTCTTTAGAATCCATCAATTTCCCATAATGAGCCAAGCCGGGCCAAACAAATTTTCAAAAATAACGGACACTTTTATATATTACGGCTTGATTCCAGCAAAAAATCCTACAAAAAAATGAAAAAACTGCTTTGGCTCCTCTTGTTTTTACCGCTTACGGTACTTGCTCAGGCGGACATCCCGCTTATCCGAACCGATTTTACTGCCGCAGCGTTTACCGAACGTCGTGATAAGATCATTCAAAATATTGGCAGTGAAGGTATTGCCATCCTGAAAGGTGCGCCCAGTCCACGCGGATTTACCCGGTTCCGTCAAACCAATGAATTTTATTACCTTAGCGGTATAGAAGTGCCCCATGCCATTTTGGTTATGGACGGCAATACCAAGCAATCCTTCCTATTTTTACCTAACCGAAATGAGGCAAGGGAGCGGAGTGAAGGTAAAATGCTCTCGGCAGAAGACGCCGATATGCTGCGAGATACGCGGGAATTTGATGGCGTTTACAGTACCGACCTATTTGCCGAGTGGTTGGGACGTGCGGCAAGACGTGGCAAACCTTATACCCTTTGGACGCCTTTCCAGCCGGCGGAAGGTTTTGCAGAAAGCCGAGACATGGGCTTACGTGTTAATGCAGACCTCTTTTCAGATCCGTGGGATGGCCGTCCAAGTGCGGAAGGGAGGTTTATATCGTTACTAAAGGAGCGCTTCCCCATGTTTGAACTTCGGGACTTGAACCCCATGATGGACGATATGCGCCTCATAAAAAGTCCGGCAGAATTGGAATTGATCAAAAAGTCCACTTATCTCAGCGGCCTTGCATTGATGGAGAGCATGAGGTCCGTACAGCCAGAGATGAAAGAATTGGAATTAGATGCGATTGCCAAGTTCATTTTTTATCGTGAAGGTGCAATTGGCGATGCCTATTACTCATTGGTTGCCAGTGGTCATAATGCCTTTTTCCCGCATTATAATGCAGGCCAACGGACGATGAAATCAGGCGATTTCTTACTGATGGACTATGCGCCAGACTACGGCTATTATATGAGTGATGTGACCCGAATGTTTCCCGTGAATGGCAAATTTAGCCCTTGGCAGCGGGAACTTTATGGGTTTTACTTGGGGTGTTATAAGGCCATTCTCAAAAACATCAAACCCGAAGAAACAGCAAGCCAAATTCGCGCCAAGGCAGTAGTCGAGATGGAAGCCTTACTTGAAAAAACCAAATTTTCCAAACCTGAATATGAAAAGGGCGCACGTAGTTTTGTGTTCAGTTATCGGGCGGGATCGTTTAACATGTTCACCACATTAGGTCATGGTGTTGGCATGGCTACGCATGATGTTGGGAGCTATAATGGCCCCTTAAAACCCGGAATGGTCTTTACAATAGAACCCGCCTTGCGCGTGCCCGAAGAAATGATCTACATCCGTCTCGAAGACATGATTGTGGTGACGGAAACGGGCATAGATGTCTTATCGGATTTTGTGCCAATGGAGATTGACGAAATCGAACGATTGATGGCAGAGCCGGGGATTTTACAAACCTATACTCGGACAACAGCGGGCATCAAGCGATAAATTGCATGAAAGCTCCGATTATTCAAGTCATTGTTGGCCCAACCGCAGTAGGAAAAACGGCTTATGCCATCGAAGTTGCCCTTAAAAACAACGGAGAAGTGGTTTCGGCGGACAGTCGTCAAGTTTTTAAGGAGTTAAATATTGGGACGGCAAAACCAAGTCGCGAAGAATTGGCTGCCGTCCCCCATCATTTTATTGATGAAAAGAGTCTTGTAGAATCCTTTTCGGCGGGTATTTTTGCCGAAGAAGCAAATGTGCGGTTAACGGAAATTATAGCACGCGGGAAAAATCCGATTCTTTGTGGCGGCTCTACTTTGTACGTTCAAGCTTTGGTGCAGGGATTGGCCGAGGTTCCAGCGGTTAATCCCGAAGTACGCACCAACCTGATGGCCGAGCTTGAAGAACGTGGACATTTGGCGCTGTATGAAGAGTTACAACAAGCCGATCCCGTTTTTGCTCAATCCTTAGACCCAACCAAAAGCCAACGTCTCCTCCGTGGTCTTGAGGTTTTTCGTGGGACTGGCAAACCAATATCTTATTTCCACCAACGGCAAACAAAGCCAACGTTTGAATTTGAGGTCACGGTTTTGACAAGAAACCGTGCCGTTTTGTATGAACGCATCAATCAGCGTGTAGAGGTTATGCTAAAGGACGGTCTATTAGAGGAAGTGCAAGGACTTTTAGTGGCGGGTTATAGTCCAGAAATTAATGCCCTAAAAACCATTGGGTATCAAGAGCCGATTTCTTATCTCGCAGGAGAAATGAGTTACGAACGGATGGTAATACTCCTTAAGCAAAATACCCGCCATTATGCAAAACGGCAAATCACTTGGTTTAAACGTTTCTCCCACCATAAAACGTTAGATGAGCAAAATAATTCTGCATAATTAATCCGCTTTGTCAGCATTGTTTCTTAAACTTCATTCTTAGAATTTTCTCTTTTTTATACCCATATAACTGTATCATGATGTTGACAATTTCGCGACTTACAAAGAACAACATTCATCGTTCAAATAAGATAATTTTGAAAACAGAAGATGCGGTACTATATTTTGACATCCGCAAATAAACCCGAAACATCATGAACAGCACAAACTATACGGGCAAGTGGCCTTTGTTCTTCTTGCTCATCTTGGTTTCCATTGCAGCCTTCTGGTACTTTCGTGGTCCAAAAGACGATCCTTCCGAAAAAAATACCGACCCCTCAACGACTTCATCGGGTGTAACCCTTGACCAAATCCGACAAAGAGGCGTTCTAAAGGTAGGAATGGAGCCAGAGTCACCACCTATGTATTTTGAAGAAGATGGTCGGAAACAAGGGTTTGACATGGAAGTCATTGAAAGCCTCGCAGGGCGTATGGGCGTGGATAAAGTGGAGGTTGTGGAAGCCTTATATGACTATCTACCGGATTTGGCTAAAAGTGGGAAAGTAGATGTTTTTCTAAGTGGCTATATTCCCGATGACAGTATCGAAGGGGTGGATTGGTCGGATGGCTACTTAGAGTTTGGTTTTTGCCTTATCACCAAAAAAGGGAGCGGTATTCAAAATATCCGTCAGTTAAAAGGGAAAAGAATTGGGATTTACGACGATCCAGCAGCCGAAGTTTGGGTTAAAGAGAATATTGCTGGCATTGCTGGACTCTAAAAATATCAGGGCGTTGGTTGGATGCGTAATTTGGACAATGGGAGTGTGGATGCCGTGATTTATGACTACCCCTTTGCAGCCAAGGAAGTCTTGGAATTTCCCGATTTACGGATTGTAGAACTCAACCTAAACATCACACAATATGCCATTGGGATGGCAAAAGGTAGTACCGAATTAAAGAACACCCTTAACAAACTATTGCCCTCCTTTCTCACTTCTGCTTCGTATGAACGAATTGTGAAGGCTTATTTGGCAAGTGAAGCGGTTGAAGTGGAAGACCTGCCTGCCAGTGCCAAGACCTACTTGGTTAAAAGCGGTGACACCTTACGCCAAATTGCACAAAAAGAATTGGGAGACGCCCAAAAATGGAAGGTAATTTGGGAATTAAACAAAAAACGCTTGCCCAATCCAAACCTGATCGGAACCGGACTTTCGCTTCAAATGCCGTAGGTAAATTGGGATTTCTTACAGGTTTTCATTATATAAGAGGGGTCGCGGCCTTGTGGGTGGTTTTTTTTCACCTTAAACTCTACTTGTTCCCAGAACATAATGAAATCTGGCTTAAACCCATTCAGCGCGGTTATCTTTTGGTGGATCTTTTTTTTGTGCTAAGTGGTTTTTTAATGGCCTATTTATATGGTTCATTCTTTGAGAATACCTTAAATAAAAAAGCTATTGGCACATTTTTAAAAGCCAGAATCGCCCGAATTTATCCGCTGCATTTTTTTACTTTTTTGCTCTTATTTTCTTGGTATTGCTTCAATGTTTTTATACTTGGCAAACCAAGAGAATATGGACGCATTTACGAAGAAAGTGCCGTTTTATCTCAGTTGTTCTTGGTTCAGGCTTGGGGAATCCATTCAGGAAATACATGGAATATTCCGGCGTGGTCAATCAGTACAGAATGGGCGGCCTACTTGGTTTTTCCTTTTTGGTGGCGGTTCTGGTCAAAAATGGGCGTGCGTGGAGCATTTTTCTTCCTCCCTATGGCGCTTTTGGGGTATTTCATTTTGGAAATATTCCATACTAAACAAAATTTGGATATTACCTTTGATTGGGCTTTGCTTCGGTGCTTTTTGGGTTTTGGATGCGGTATGGCACTTTTTGTAATAACACCAACAATAGTTACTTTTTTTGAAAAACAAAGCCTTCTGAAAGCACTAAATAGTTTGACTTTACTTGTGGTAACCTGTCTGGTAATGGTATTTTCATCCAATGACACAAGTGTTGTTGCACTCTGGCCTATCTGGGTGTTTTATTCATTTTGGAAAAGTGACTTGTATCCAGCGGGCTTGCAAAAAACCTTACATTTTTTAGGCAATATTTCTTTCTCGCTCTATTTGATTCATTTACCATTGCTGTATTTGGTTCCTCAAGCCCTAAATATGGGCGACCCAATCAATTTGCCAGAATATACACGGCTAAGTATTTCCTTTGTTTTTTTGGTGACAACTTTGGCGCTTTCACAGCTCACCTATCACAAGATTGAGCAGCCTATGCGGTCATGGTTGCGAAAAAAATTAGGCTTATCGGCGGCACCTTCTTTTACATAAAAAAAGAAATGCTTATTTTGCCTTAATACATCCTTCATCCTAACTTCTTACCCCTCTTTGCTATGAAAAAATCCACTGGCCATACCCCACTTTTTTCCTCTTTGCGGCGTGCCATGAGGCTTGCTCGTGTGACAAACCACAAAAATGCCCCCTCCGCAGACGAAATCCTTGATCTCTATAACGAAGAACAGGCAAAGCGTTTCTTTTCGCGTCGTGAATTTCTGGCACTTGGAGCCGGAGCTGCTACTTTAGGCTTATCAGGATGTTTGCCTGAACCCACTAACAAACCCGAAAACCCCAAGAAAGTATCGGAAGTGGCAAAAATTGCCATTGTTGGGGCTGGCATAGCGGGGCTTCATGCGGCCTATGTCTTGCAAAAGGCCGGGGTTCAGTCAACGGTTTTCGAGGGAAGTGGTCGTGTAGGTGGACGGATGTTCACCGGAATGGACGTTGTTGCACCGGGGCTTTATGCAGAGTTGGGTGGTGAATTTGTGGACTCTGGGCATGAGGACATGATTAACCTTTGTAATGAATTTGGCCTAAAACTCAATGACCGCTTAGACCCAAAAGGCGAAGGAAAGTACAAAAATGCCTATTTCTTTGAGGGACGGCATTATACCGAACAAGAGGTGATTAAAGCCTTCCAGCCCATTGCCACACGCATGGATGTGGACATCAACAAATTGAGCGAATATTTTACTTACAACAGTTTTTCGCCAGAAGACCAACGGTTAGACCGGATGTCCATCGCCACCTATTTGGACAGTATTGGGGTTTCTGGGTGGTTTAGGAAGTTATTAGATGTGGCGTGGGTAACGGAATTTGGGCGCGAAACCCAAGAACAAACTGCGCTTAATTTGCTCTGGCTCATCAGTACCGATACTTCAGAAGGCTTTAGTATTTTTGGCGAAAGCGATGAACAATTCAAAATTGAAGGCGGTAGCGAGCAACTCACACGCGCACTTTACAAAAAACTACAAGCACAAATCAAAATTTCTCACAAATTAGAAGCCATTCGTGCAGGAAAAAATGGCGGTTATACCCTTTCTTTTGCTTCAGGAGGCGGAACCAAGGATGTTGAGACGGAAATGGTCATACTGACCCTTCCCTTTACCCTGCTCCGCGAGGTGGACATTCAGGTTCCCTTGCCTGAGGTGAAGAAAAAAGCGATCAAAGAATTGGGATATGGCACAAATGCCAAGTTGTATGTTGGGTTTAAAGACCGCATTTGGCACGCCAAAAACTATTCGGGGGAAGCCTTCACGGACGAAGGATTCCAGCTTTCTTGGGACAACTCCGCTTTTCAGCCCGGCCCAGCTGGTGGATTAACCTTATTCTCAGGGGGGACAAGTGGCGTTGTTGTGGGCAATGGAACACCGGAAAGCCATGTAAATAACTTTATGAGTGGCGTAGAAAAGGCTTTTCCGGGCGCAAGTGCAGCAAGAAATGGACAAACAGCCCGCTTCCATTGGCCAACCTACGAATGGGCTAAAATGTCCTATGCCTGTTATCTGCCGGGACAATACACCACCATTGCCGGCGCTGAATTCGAGCCAGTCGGCAACCTGTTTTTTGCAGGCGAACATACCAGTTTAGACTATCAAGGCTATATGAATGGCGGCGCCGAAACAGGACGACGTGCCGCAGAGGGTATTTTAGAAAAGTTGGGCATCAAAAAAGCAGAAAACGCATAGCTCTCACCTCAACCAAGATTAATGTAAAGGCTACATTAACCCAAACGCCCCAATCCTTTTCAGCATTGGGGCGTTTTCTGTTACATGTTGCAAGATTATTTGTTGGGATCAAAGATTCTTTCAATCCGAACGAGGGAATCTTGATAATGTAAACGGGTCAACTCGTCGCGTGTTTTCGGAAGTGCCGCACGTAGTTGGGCTTGT
Above is a window of Rhodothermia bacterium DNA encoding:
- a CDS encoding phosphotransferase is translated as MQAQTTAFAPLKLEEAQYLFPEIQVPPHWEALSGGQLNFVWRWGVFPNSVIVKQSPPFIAHIPQITLDPSRHHFEYNALSYLHTNTPTFLQTFTTKIPKLLGQDPQRHVLIIEDFGACDALDKAITNNDFSIAKAKDLGRFIQNLHLQTQGDEALARDHDHKNVQATRLEVQYQRIGKQAIALALPFAAEIQQAALEVGHCFLEKGKCLIMGDLWPASILDTRHGFALIDWELSHYGQPAQDIGHLAAHCWMLAHRTENPQSYVSIKQFWHHFVEQYLHQNTYFGDEQAILASQHMGAEILARTIGAFQAGYLYDGLPASHPAMTSAISVATDHLLNPIPFFLRMDIMGSK
- a CDS encoding aminopeptidase P family protein, which encodes MKKLLWLLLFLPLTVLAQADIPLIRTDFTAAAFTERRDKIIQNIGSEGIAILKGAPSPRGFTRFRQTNEFYYLSGIEVPHAILVMDGNTKQSFLFLPNRNEARERSEGKMLSAEDADMLRDTREFDGVYSTDLFAEWLGRAARRGKPYTLWTPFQPAEGFAESRDMGLRVNADLFSDPWDGRPSAEGRFISLLKERFPMFELRDLNPMMDDMRLIKSPAELELIKKSTYLSGLALMESMRSVQPEMKELELDAIAKFIFYREGAIGDAYYSLVASGHNAFFPHYNAGQRTMKSGDFLLMDYAPDYGYYMSDVTRMFPVNGKFSPWQRELYGFYLGCYKAILKNIKPEETASQIRAKAVVEMEALLEKTKFSKPEYEKGARSFVFSYRAGSFNMFTTLGHGVGMATHDVGSYNGPLKPGMVFTIEPALRVPEEMIYIRLEDMIVVTETGIDVLSDFVPMEIDEIERLMAEPGILQTYTRTTAGIKR
- the miaA gene encoding tRNA (adenosine(37)-N6)-dimethylallyltransferase MiaA, with translation MKAPIIQVIVGPTAVGKTAYAIEVALKNNGEVVSADSRQVFKELNIGTAKPSREELAAVPHHFIDEKSLVESFSAGIFAEEANVRLTEIIARGKNPILCGGSTLYVQALVQGLAEVPAVNPEVRTNLMAELEERGHLALYEELQQADPVFAQSLDPTKSQRLLRGLEVFRGTGKPISYFHQRQTKPTFEFEVTVLTRNRAVLYERINQRVEVMLKDGLLEEVQGLLVAGYSPEINALKTIGYQEPISYLAGEMSYERMVILLKQNTRHYAKRQITWFKRFSHHKTLDEQNNSA
- a CDS encoding transporter substrate-binding domain-containing protein; protein product: MNSTNYTGKWPLFFLLILVSIAAFWYFRGPKDDPSEKNTDPSTTSSGVTLDQIRQRGVLKVGMEPESPPMYFEEDGRKQGFDMEVIESLAGRMGVDKVEVVEALYDYLPDLAKSGKVDVFLSGYIPDDSIEGVDWSDGYLEFGFCLITKKGSGIQNIRQLKGKRIGIYDDPAAEVWVKENIAGIAGL
- a CDS encoding LysM peptidoglycan-binding domain-containing protein — translated: MAKGSTELKNTLNKLLPSFLTSASYERIVKAYLASEAVEVEDLPASAKTYLVKSGDTLRQIAQKELGDAQKWKVIWELNKKRLPNPNLIGTGLSLQMP
- a CDS encoding acyltransferase, translating into MGIKQKTLAQSKPDRNRTFASNAVGKLGFLTGFHYIRGVAALWVVFFHLKLYLFPEHNEIWLKPIQRGYLLVDLFFVLSGFLMAYLYGSFFENTLNKKAIGTFLKARIARIYPLHFFTFLLLFSWYCFNVFILGKPREYGRIYEESAVLSQLFLVQAWGIHSGNTWNIPAWSISTEWAAYLVFPFWWRFWSKMGVRGAFFFLPMALLGYFILEIFHTKQNLDITFDWALLRCFLGFGCGMALFVITPTIVTFFEKQSLLKALNSLTLLVVTCLVMVFSSNDTSVVALWPIWVFYSFWKSDLYPAGLQKTLHFLGNISFSLYLIHLPLLYLVPQALNMGDPINLPEYTRLSISFVFLVTTLALSQLTYHKIEQPMRSWLRKKLGLSAAPSFT
- a CDS encoding NAD(P)/FAD-dependent oxidoreductase — protein: MKKSTGHTPLFSSLRRAMRLARVTNHKNAPSADEILDLYNEEQAKRFFSRREFLALGAGAATLGLSGCLPEPTNKPENPKKVSEVAKIAIVGAGIAGLHAAYVLQKAGVQSTVFEGSGRVGGRMFTGMDVVAPGLYAELGGEFVDSGHEDMINLCNEFGLKLNDRLDPKGEGKYKNAYFFEGRHYTEQEVIKAFQPIATRMDVDINKLSEYFTYNSFSPEDQRLDRMSIATYLDSIGVSGWFRKLLDVAWVTEFGRETQEQTALNLLWLISTDTSEGFSIFGESDEQFKIEGGSEQLTRALYKKLQAQIKISHKLEAIRAGKNGGYTLSFASGGGTKDVETEMVILTLPFTLLREVDIQVPLPEVKKKAIKELGYGTNAKLYVGFKDRIWHAKNYSGEAFTDEGFQLSWDNSAFQPGPAGGLTLFSGGTSGVVVGNGTPESHVNNFMSGVEKAFPGASAARNGQTARFHWPTYEWAKMSYACYLPGQYTTIAGAEFEPVGNLFFAGEHTSLDYQGYMNGGAETGRRAAEGILEKLGIKKAENA